A single region of the Pontibacter kalidii genome encodes:
- a CDS encoding penicillin-binding protein 1A, with amino-acid sequence MTTRQKTLTPKRSFYPKVVSTLWLLFIGGFAAFILYIYAVSINFLNLFGEMPDLRTLENPKSEVASELYSADNQLLGKYFRENRTPVEYEELPDNLVNALIATEDIRFEEHAGIDPQSMVRVAAGILTGEQKGGGSTLTQQVAKNLFDTRSEELNNGALNDIPGLGMLILKTKEWIMAVKLERSYTKREILTMYLNTVNFGSNAFGIKVAARTFFNKKTEELEVQESAVLVGLLKAPSYYSPKFYPENSKRRRNTVLAQMVKYGFMTDAEFNQLKGEDIALDYRVESHNVGMAPYFRTEVSKDLLQWCRENGYDLYADGLRVFTTIDSRMQKYAEEAVAEHMKDRQKVFFEHWKGRNPWVDENMRELKGFPEMAIKRSDRYRRLKARFGDDTDSINYYLNKKVPMTIFTWDGDKQVEMSPMDSLKYYKHFLQTGFMAMEPQTGHIKAWVGGINFKHFKYDHVRQAARQPGSTFKPFLYTTAIENGYPPCYEVLDTENCIPLPDGKMWCPKNADNKFSGEKYTLRKALAESVNSISAFLVNKLGAPAVAQTARRMGITTKLDETPALVLGTSDVTLFDMVGAYGTFVNGGTWVQPNYITRIEDKHGNVVAEFVPKTVEALSEETAYMMVHMLKAAAEPGGTAYYGLRFRNGLKNEMGAKTGTSQNYSDAWFMGITPDLVAGTWVGGEDRSIHFRTIALGQGGRLAMPIYGSFMQKVYNDKSLDVSKDPFPKPSMPISVELDCEKYNRGIQVDSAQQDEFLNLPTEINLDAEI; translated from the coding sequence ATGACTACGCGTCAAAAAACCCTCACTCCGAAAAGATCCTTTTACCCAAAAGTTGTATCGACACTGTGGCTGCTATTTATCGGCGGCTTCGCAGCTTTTATACTTTATATCTACGCGGTAAGCATCAACTTCCTGAATTTGTTCGGGGAGATGCCCGACCTGCGCACGCTCGAGAACCCGAAGAGTGAGGTAGCCTCGGAACTGTACTCTGCCGATAACCAGCTGCTGGGCAAATATTTCCGCGAGAACCGCACGCCGGTGGAGTATGAGGAGCTACCGGATAACCTGGTCAACGCGCTAATCGCTACCGAGGACATACGCTTTGAGGAACACGCCGGCATCGACCCGCAGTCTATGGTGCGTGTGGCAGCAGGTATCCTTACTGGGGAGCAAAAGGGCGGGGGCAGTACGCTCACGCAGCAGGTAGCCAAAAACCTGTTTGATACACGTAGTGAGGAACTCAACAATGGTGCCCTGAACGATATACCTGGGCTGGGCATGCTCATCCTGAAGACAAAGGAATGGATTATGGCTGTAAAGCTGGAGCGCTCTTACACCAAGCGTGAGATCCTGACCATGTACCTGAACACGGTGAACTTTGGCTCGAACGCCTTTGGAATCAAGGTGGCAGCCAGAACTTTCTTCAACAAAAAGACCGAGGAGCTGGAGGTACAGGAGTCGGCGGTACTGGTAGGCCTGCTGAAGGCTCCGAGTTACTACAGCCCTAAGTTTTACCCGGAGAACTCCAAGCGCCGCCGCAACACCGTGCTGGCCCAGATGGTCAAGTATGGCTTCATGACCGATGCGGAGTTTAACCAGCTGAAGGGAGAGGATATCGCGCTCGATTACCGTGTGGAGAGCCATAACGTTGGCATGGCGCCCTACTTCCGCACCGAGGTAAGCAAGGACCTGCTGCAGTGGTGCCGTGAAAACGGTTACGACCTCTACGCCGATGGCCTCCGTGTTTTCACCACCATCGATTCACGCATGCAGAAGTATGCCGAAGAGGCCGTAGCGGAGCATATGAAGGATCGCCAGAAGGTCTTTTTTGAGCACTGGAAGGGCCGCAACCCGTGGGTAGACGAGAACATGCGCGAGCTTAAAGGATTCCCCGAGATGGCCATCAAGCGCAGCGACCGTTACCGCCGCCTGAAAGCCCGTTTCGGGGATGACACAGACTCCATCAACTATTACCTGAACAAGAAAGTACCGATGACCATCTTTACCTGGGATGGTGATAAGCAGGTAGAAATGAGCCCAATGGACTCGCTCAAGTACTACAAACACTTCCTGCAGACGGGCTTTATGGCCATGGAACCGCAGACGGGCCACATCAAGGCCTGGGTAGGTGGCATTAATTTCAAGCACTTTAAGTATGACCACGTGAGGCAGGCCGCTCGCCAGCCGGGCTCCACCTTCAAGCCTTTCCTCTATACCACAGCCATCGAAAACGGCTACCCGCCTTGCTACGAGGTGCTGGACACGGAAAACTGTATTCCGTTGCCGGATGGCAAGATGTGGTGCCCTAAAAACGCGGACAACAAGTTTAGCGGCGAGAAGTATACGCTGCGCAAAGCATTGGCCGAGTCGGTGAACTCTATTTCAGCCTTTCTGGTGAACAAACTTGGCGCCCCGGCTGTGGCACAAACTGCCCGCCGCATGGGCATCACTACCAAACTGGATGAAACACCTGCGCTGGTGCTTGGCACCAGTGATGTGACGCTGTTTGACATGGTGGGCGCTTATGGCACCTTCGTGAACGGCGGAACCTGGGTGCAGCCCAACTACATCACCCGCATCGAGGACAAGCATGGCAACGTCGTCGCGGAGTTTGTTCCCAAAACGGTGGAGGCCCTTAGCGAGGAAACCGCTTACATGATGGTGCATATGCTCAAAGCAGCGGCAGAGCCGGGCGGTACTGCCTATTATGGCCTGCGCTTCCGGAACGGTTTAAAGAACGAGATGGGTGCAAAAACCGGCACAAGCCAGAACTACTCCGACGCCTGGTTCATGGGCATCACCCCTGACCTGGTTGCCGGCACCTGGGTAGGCGGCGAGGATCGCTCCATCCACTTCAGGACGATTGCTCTTGGGCAGGGCGGCAGGCTGGCTATGCCTATCTACGGCTCCTTTATGCAAAAAGTATACAATGATAAATCGCTGGATGTGTCAAAAGACCCGTTCCCTAAACCTTCTATGCCTATATCTGTAGAATTAGATTGTGAAAAGTATAATCGCGGCATTCAGGTTGACTCGGCGCAGCAAGACGAGTTCCTGAACCTGCCAACCGAGATTAACCTGGACGCAGAGATCTAA
- the uvrC gene encoding excinuclease ABC subunit UvrC, whose protein sequence is MPANEKLKEKISHLPHKPGIYKFFDEHGIIYVGKAVDIRKRVSSYFNRSTQHNKKTLKLVSQIKDIEFTIVDTEADAFLLENNLIKQYQPKYNILLKDGKTYPYICIVNERFPRVITTRNKKNDGSRYFGPYPSGTAMYVVLDLIRTLYPLRTCTYNLSPENIAAGKFKVCLEYHIGNCKGPCEALVDETEYNANIAQIKNILSGNLSVAKAYFKEHMAAAAADYQFELAHKYKQKLDMLEDFQAKSTVVSNTLTNIDVFTITSNEQCAFINYLKVMNGSIILTQSLELEKKLDEEDADILASVVVQLRQEFESTSREVITNIELQLPLDSITVTYPQIGDKKKLLSLSLKNALYLRKEREGRQEKNKELSEQRELRVLETLKKDLRLTELPRQIECFDNSNFQGANPVASMVCFKNGKPSKKDYRHFHIKTVVGPDDFASMYEIVTRRYRRLLDEHQPLPQLIVIDGGKGQLGMAVKALRDLGIYGQVAVVGIAKRLEEIFYPGDSLPLYIDKKSESLKLIQRLRNEAHRFAITFHRSKRDAGTLKTALTDIKGIGPSTADALLQKYRSVKKLRDLTMDELTAEIGKAKAAILYTYLHAAEEGKQV, encoded by the coding sequence ATGCCAGCAAACGAGAAGCTGAAGGAGAAAATATCGCACCTGCCGCACAAACCCGGCATCTACAAGTTCTTCGACGAGCATGGCATTATCTATGTGGGCAAAGCGGTTGATATCCGGAAACGCGTCAGCTCCTATTTCAACCGCTCTACCCAGCATAATAAAAAGACGCTCAAGCTCGTCTCGCAAATAAAGGACATTGAGTTTACGATCGTAGACACGGAGGCTGATGCGTTCTTGCTGGAGAACAACCTCATCAAGCAGTACCAGCCAAAGTATAACATCCTGCTGAAGGACGGCAAGACCTACCCCTACATTTGCATTGTGAATGAGCGCTTCCCGCGCGTTATCACCACCCGTAACAAAAAGAACGATGGCTCGCGCTACTTTGGCCCTTACCCGAGCGGCACGGCCATGTACGTCGTTCTCGACTTGATCCGGACCCTCTATCCGCTGCGCACCTGCACCTACAACCTCTCGCCGGAGAACATCGCCGCAGGCAAGTTTAAAGTATGCCTGGAGTACCACATCGGCAACTGCAAGGGCCCTTGCGAGGCCCTGGTGGATGAAACGGAGTATAATGCCAATATCGCGCAGATCAAGAACATCCTCTCGGGGAACCTCTCCGTAGCCAAGGCCTATTTTAAGGAGCATATGGCCGCCGCCGCCGCCGATTACCAATTTGAGCTGGCCCACAAGTATAAACAGAAGCTGGATATGCTGGAAGATTTCCAAGCCAAGTCCACGGTGGTTAGCAACACGCTTACCAACATCGATGTCTTCACCATCACCAGCAACGAGCAGTGCGCCTTCATCAACTACCTCAAGGTCATGAACGGCTCCATTATACTTACCCAGTCGCTGGAGCTGGAGAAGAAGCTGGACGAGGAGGATGCCGACATCCTTGCCTCTGTGGTGGTGCAGCTGCGGCAGGAGTTCGAGAGCACCTCGCGCGAGGTGATCACCAACATTGAGTTACAGCTTCCGCTGGATAGCATCACGGTTACCTACCCACAGATAGGGGATAAGAAAAAGCTTCTGAGTCTGTCGCTGAAGAACGCCTTATACTTGCGTAAGGAGCGCGAGGGGCGGCAGGAAAAGAACAAGGAGCTAAGCGAGCAGCGGGAGCTGCGGGTGCTCGAGACGCTGAAGAAGGACCTTCGCCTTACGGAGCTGCCCCGCCAGATCGAGTGCTTCGACAATTCCAACTTCCAGGGTGCCAACCCCGTTGCTTCGATGGTCTGCTTCAAGAACGGCAAGCCCAGCAAGAAAGATTACCGCCACTTTCACATCAAAACTGTGGTAGGGCCAGACGATTTTGCTTCGATGTATGAGATCGTGACCCGTCGCTACCGCCGCCTGCTGGACGAGCACCAGCCCCTCCCGCAGCTGATCGTGATTGACGGGGGCAAGGGCCAGCTGGGTATGGCGGTGAAGGCCTTACGCGATCTTGGCATTTATGGACAGGTCGCTGTGGTCGGGATCGCCAAACGCCTGGAGGAGATTTTCTACCCCGGCGACTCCCTACCGCTTTATATCGACAAGAAATCTGAGTCGCTGAAGCTTATACAACGCCTGCGCAACGAGGCGCACCGCTTTGCCATCACGTTCCACCGCAGCAAGCGCGATGCCGGAACCCTCAAAACCGCCCTGACCGATATCAAGGGCATCGGTCCCTCTACGGCAGACGCGCTGCTGCAAAAGTACAGATCGGTTAAAAAGCTCCGTGACCTGACAATGGATGAGCTTACAGCAGAGATTGGAAAAGCCAAAGCGGCTATACTTTATACCTACCTGCACGCTGCGGAGGAGGGGAAGCAAGTATAA
- the porN gene encoding type IX secretion system ring subunit PorN/GldN, with product MKLVKAIGVAAGLMLSVGAMAQQVSNTTASNPSARPIPESDILFKKTVWRKIDLREKQNKPLFSENREITKVIIEAVKSGELTAYRSDSVSTPITREEFMQNLTPKEAEGGLSEEELAAGFGEVEEEDDAWGEALGSSAGTTEAAPVSNEYFPKQLYLLELKENVVFDKKRSRMYHDIQTISIKVPATLNPLGFEQNVASFKMSDLVTLFRNNPETAIWYNAQNDAQHKNLADAFDLWLFSSYITKISNPGDQNLASIYGGGKKGLLAAQDALEALIEYEYSLWSY from the coding sequence ATGAAATTAGTTAAAGCAATAGGTGTAGCAGCCGGTTTGATGTTATCTGTAGGTGCCATGGCACAGCAGGTATCAAACACAACAGCCAGCAACCCTTCGGCAAGGCCTATTCCGGAGTCTGATATCCTGTTCAAGAAAACAGTATGGCGAAAAATTGACCTGCGTGAGAAGCAGAACAAGCCACTGTTCTCTGAAAACAGAGAAATCACGAAGGTAATTATAGAGGCTGTTAAAAGCGGTGAGCTGACGGCCTACAGAAGCGACTCTGTAAGTACACCTATCACGCGCGAGGAATTCATGCAAAACCTGACGCCAAAAGAGGCAGAAGGTGGCCTGAGCGAAGAGGAACTTGCAGCTGGTTTCGGTGAAGTAGAAGAGGAGGATGATGCCTGGGGTGAAGCCTTAGGTTCATCGGCCGGAACGACAGAAGCGGCTCCTGTAAGCAATGAGTACTTCCCTAAGCAGCTTTACCTGCTGGAGCTGAAGGAGAACGTGGTGTTCGATAAGAAGCGTTCGCGCATGTACCACGATATCCAGACGATCAGCATTAAAGTGCCTGCCACGCTTAACCCCCTGGGATTTGAGCAGAATGTGGCAAGCTTTAAGATGAGTGACCTGGTAACCCTGTTCCGTAACAACCCGGAGACAGCGATCTGGTATAACGCACAGAACGATGCACAGCACAAGAACCTGGCTGACGCATTTGACCTGTGGCTGTTCAGCTCCTACATCACCAAGATATCGAACCCAGGCGACCAAAACCTGGCCTCGATCTACGGTGGTGGCAAAAAAGGCCTGCTGGCTGCACAAGATGCACTGGAAGCACTGATCGAGTATGAGTATAGCCTGTGGAGCTACTAA
- the porM gene encoding type IX secretion system motor protein PorM/GldM, whose protein sequence is MAGGKETPRQKMIGMMYLVLTALLALNVSSAILLKFQFLDESLQTVNRKTVTDNAGVVSNIQAAIAENKNPSANDQRVLKTAQEVRNQTSEMVSYIQGLRKLLIEQSGGMNDEGTAYKQPEGNDIVAMNMIGAASKNNGKGYELEQKLNDYAKFLRQYNEQVPQKLALSGKEDPVAQNDPAQKRKDFAQLNFEETPMVAALAVLSQKEAEVLKYEADVLQKLAQQVGADIIKFEKIFAMARAESKTVAAGTKYSADMFIAASSDNITPKMSYQGKPIKVENGMGKVEFVASASNYDADGNSKQTWKGQVTINQNGRDTTFTVTEEYIVAKPVIQVQSASVQALYFQCANELNIQVPALGAVYDPSFSANGGTAIKGAKKGEVTIIPSGTEVTINVSSGGNAIGSEKFKVRPIPKPELVALVNGKPIDVKRGVPAQSFRAVEIQAVPEEGFKQLLPNEARYRVTKWRAYLVRGNQPVDQGEFSGPTANLTSFAAKANKGDRVVIEVLDVKRLNYKGQAVDVNVGTPNFQVPLN, encoded by the coding sequence ATGGCTGGAGGAAAAGAGACACCAAGGCAGAAGATGATCGGTATGATGTACCTTGTACTGACCGCGCTTCTGGCCCTTAACGTGAGCTCGGCGATCCTGTTAAAGTTTCAGTTCCTAGACGAGTCTTTACAGACTGTGAACCGAAAAACAGTAACAGATAACGCCGGGGTCGTATCAAACATACAGGCTGCCATTGCAGAGAATAAGAACCCTTCTGCCAATGACCAGCGTGTGCTGAAAACAGCACAGGAAGTACGTAATCAGACATCAGAAATGGTTTCCTATATCCAGGGTCTGAGAAAACTTCTGATTGAACAATCAGGAGGAATGAATGATGAAGGTACGGCATACAAGCAGCCGGAAGGAAATGACATTGTGGCCATGAATATGATTGGCGCGGCAAGCAAGAACAATGGTAAAGGATATGAGCTGGAGCAAAAGCTGAATGACTACGCCAAATTCCTGCGCCAGTACAATGAGCAGGTTCCACAAAAACTAGCCTTGAGTGGCAAAGAGGATCCGGTAGCACAGAATGACCCGGCACAGAAGCGTAAGGACTTCGCTCAGCTGAACTTCGAGGAAACACCCATGGTGGCTGCCCTGGCAGTACTTTCTCAGAAAGAAGCAGAGGTTTTGAAGTATGAGGCGGATGTGCTGCAGAAACTTGCCCAGCAGGTAGGTGCTGACATCATTAAGTTCGAGAAGATTTTTGCCATGGCCCGCGCCGAGTCTAAAACGGTGGCAGCTGGTACAAAATACTCAGCCGATATGTTCATTGCGGCTTCATCTGATAACATCACCCCTAAAATGTCTTACCAAGGCAAGCCAATCAAAGTTGAGAATGGCATGGGTAAAGTAGAGTTCGTGGCTTCTGCCTCTAACTACGATGCCGATGGAAACTCAAAGCAGACATGGAAAGGCCAGGTAACAATCAACCAGAACGGTAGAGACACTACCTTCACCGTAACAGAGGAGTATATCGTTGCCAAGCCTGTGATTCAGGTGCAGTCTGCTTCTGTGCAGGCGCTGTACTTCCAGTGTGCCAACGAGCTGAACATCCAGGTGCCAGCGTTGGGTGCGGTATATGATCCTAGCTTTAGCGCTAACGGTGGTACTGCCATCAAAGGGGCTAAGAAAGGTGAAGTAACCATTATCCCTAGCGGTACCGAGGTAACCATCAACGTGAGCAGCGGCGGTAACGCCATCGGTTCAGAGAAATTCAAAGTGCGTCCGATCCCTAAGCCAGAGCTGGTGGCGCTGGTAAATGGCAAGCCAATTGATGTGAAGCGCGGCGTACCGGCACAATCCTTCAGAGCCGTAGAAATACAGGCTGTGCCAGAGGAAGGCTTCAAACAATTATTACCTAACGAGGCGCGTTATAGAGTAACCAAGTGGAGAGCCTACCTGGTGCGCGGTAACCAGCCGGTAGACCAGGGCGAGTTTAGCGGACCTACTGCTAACCTAACCAGCTTTGCGGCCAAAGCCAATAAAGGCGACCGCGTAGTGATTGAGGTGCTGGATGTGAAGCGCCTCAACTACAAAGGCCAGGCGGTGGATGTGAACGTAGGAACACCGAACTTCCAGGTTCCTTTAAATTAA
- the porL gene encoding type IX secretion system motor protein PorL/GldL: MSKAKGRSFLFDVLMPKIYGIGAAVVIVGALFKIQHWPGADLMLILGLSTEAVIFFLSAFQPQHAEPDWARVYPQLADDFAGEGIVPATSAVAGGPSVTGKLDEMMRNADITPETINQLGLGLNRLSETAASMADMSNAAAATEEYTVRVRAAAGQLDKINSAYATTADAISQMAVSATDAQEYHAQIQGMTRNLGALNAVYEMELQDSNNHLKTMNKFYGNLSMAMENLTDASKDTEQFKQEVSRLTQNLHSLNTVYGNMLSAMKG, encoded by the coding sequence ATGAGCAAAGCTAAAGGTCGCAGTTTCTTGTTCGACGTTTTGATGCCAAAAATTTATGGTATTGGTGCTGCCGTCGTAATTGTGGGTGCGTTGTTCAAGATCCAGCACTGGCCAGGAGCCGACTTGATGCTGATCCTTGGTCTGAGCACAGAGGCAGTTATATTTTTCCTGAGCGCCTTCCAGCCACAGCATGCTGAGCCGGATTGGGCCAGAGTATACCCACAACTTGCGGATGACTTCGCCGGAGAGGGCATCGTGCCTGCTACAAGTGCCGTAGCTGGTGGTCCGTCCGTTACAGGTAAACTCGACGAAATGATGCGTAATGCTGATATTACGCCAGAAACAATAAACCAACTTGGTCTGGGCCTGAACCGCCTGAGCGAAACTGCCGCGAGCATGGCTGACATGAGCAACGCAGCTGCCGCTACAGAAGAGTACACCGTGCGTGTAAGAGCTGCCGCCGGCCAATTGGATAAGATCAACAGCGCGTACGCTACTACAGCGGATGCTATCTCTCAGATGGCAGTTTCTGCTACAGATGCACAAGAGTACCATGCGCAGATACAGGGCATGACCCGCAACCTGGGTGCTCTGAACGCAGTGTACGAGATGGAGCTTCAGGATTCTAACAACCACCTGAAGACCATGAATAAATTCTATGGCAACCTGAGCATGGCCATGGAAAACTTAACTGACGCCAGCAAAGATACAGAACAGTTTAAGCAGGAAGTTTCTCGCCTGACGCAAAACCTACACTCTCTGAACACGGTGTATGGCAACATGCTGTCAGCTATGAAAGGCTAA
- the porK gene encoding T9SS ring complex lipoprotein PorK/GldK, with amino-acid sequence MNKLLKLSSFALAVVLLASCGMRRGPQGDLVGAEDRPEYNPQEVPYGMVACPGGTFHMGQADQDIAASMANLNKQVTIGGFYMDETEITNNEYRQFINVMMEDSLDVLGEEYVMTQLYPDTTVWVKDYTYHMGDPLMEYYFSHPAFDDYPVVGVDWFAAKYFSEWRTKHKNQANAENGRAPMPQFRLPTEAEWEYAARGGRDMAVYPWGGPYLRNAKGCLLANFKPGRGDYYSDGFTYTAPVAQFFPNDFGLYDMAGNVAEWCEDAYSDATVPITWDLNPVYNDDNEPRKVVRGGSWKDIAYFLETGTRNFEFQDSARSYIGFRNAMIYLGRSSGREF; translated from the coding sequence ATGAATAAACTACTTAAGCTGTCTTCCTTCGCATTGGCGGTGGTACTGCTTGCAAGCTGTGGGATGAGACGCGGGCCGCAAGGAGATCTTGTAGGTGCCGAGGACAGACCAGAGTACAATCCGCAGGAAGTGCCTTATGGCATGGTGGCCTGCCCAGGCGGTACGTTCCACATGGGCCAGGCTGACCAGGATATAGCGGCATCTATGGCAAACTTAAACAAGCAAGTGACGATTGGTGGCTTCTACATGGATGAAACCGAGATCACAAACAACGAGTACCGTCAGTTCATTAACGTGATGATGGAAGACTCGCTGGATGTCTTGGGTGAGGAGTACGTGATGACGCAGCTGTATCCCGATACCACTGTATGGGTGAAGGATTATACATACCACATGGGCGATCCGCTGATGGAGTACTACTTCTCGCACCCTGCGTTCGATGACTACCCGGTAGTGGGTGTGGATTGGTTTGCTGCCAAGTATTTTAGCGAGTGGCGCACCAAGCACAAAAACCAGGCAAATGCTGAAAATGGACGTGCTCCCATGCCGCAGTTCCGTCTGCCTACAGAGGCAGAGTGGGAATATGCAGCACGTGGCGGCCGTGATATGGCCGTTTACCCTTGGGGTGGCCCATACCTGCGTAACGCCAAAGGTTGCTTGCTAGCTAACTTTAAGCCAGGACGTGGCGACTACTACAGCGATGGCTTTACGTATACGGCCCCTGTCGCACAGTTCTTCCCGAACGACTTCGGCCTGTATGATATGGCCGGAAACGTTGCCGAGTGGTGCGAAGATGCCTATTCTGATGCCACTGTTCCGATTACCTGGGACTTGAACCCTGTTTACAACGATGACAACGAGCCGCGTAAAGTAGTAAGAGGAGGTTCCTGGAAAGATATCGCCTACTTCCTGGAGACAGGTACACGTAACTTTGAATTCCAGGACTCTGCCCGATCATACATTGGTTTCCGTAATGCGATGATTTACCTGGGACGTTCTTCAGGCAGAGAGTTTTAA
- a CDS encoding PorP/SprF family type IX secretion system membrane protein: MKKLLPVLLLVLLMAAPCAYAQQQPQFTHYGFNGMQISPAYAGITNRPEFMSIYRYQWLGYDASFDDGGAPQTLFLSAHTPVRLLHGGVGLNLMRDKIANTTILTAALSYSFHINIGETGKLGLGIQGNVNNYKKGRYRAIDEGDPNVPFNSEDTKFDLGAGVWYESETFYAGGSVTNLRKAEYEFADSTNTGKGTLLGENHVYVTAGYHMPLTNDLVLTPTVLLKHDTETFSFDAGGRVTYQEKYWAGVNYRHEEAVSALVGVSLLQDNALRIGYALDLTTFHTSAKAATSHEVMVNYRLPEPVIRFKPPVRTPRYFFTR, from the coding sequence ATGAAAAAGCTTCTACCTGTCTTGTTGCTGGTGCTCCTGATGGCAGCGCCATGCGCCTATGCGCAGCAGCAACCCCAGTTTACCCACTATGGGTTTAATGGCATGCAGATAAGCCCTGCTTACGCGGGCATCACCAACCGGCCGGAGTTCATGTCTATTTACCGCTACCAGTGGCTGGGCTATGATGCCTCCTTCGATGATGGCGGTGCCCCGCAGACGCTCTTCCTGTCAGCGCACACGCCGGTGAGGTTGCTGCACGGCGGCGTGGGCCTCAACCTGATGCGCGACAAGATTGCCAACACCACCATCCTGACGGCAGCCCTCTCCTATTCCTTCCACATCAACATAGGCGAGACAGGAAAGCTGGGGCTGGGCATACAAGGGAATGTGAACAACTATAAAAAAGGCCGCTACCGGGCCATTGATGAAGGCGACCCCAACGTGCCCTTCAACAGCGAGGACACGAAGTTTGACCTAGGCGCAGGCGTGTGGTATGAGTCGGAAACATTTTACGCCGGCGGTAGCGTAACGAACCTGCGGAAGGCAGAGTATGAGTTCGCAGACTCCACCAATACCGGAAAGGGAACGCTGCTGGGCGAGAACCACGTGTATGTTACGGCCGGCTATCACATGCCGCTGACTAATGACCTGGTTCTCACGCCGACGGTGCTGCTCAAGCACGACACCGAAACTTTTTCGTTCGATGCAGGAGGGCGGGTAACCTATCAGGAAAAATATTGGGCCGGAGTGAATTATCGACATGAAGAAGCTGTTAGTGCCCTTGTGGGAGTGTCTCTGCTTCAGGATAATGCGCTACGGATAGGATATGCATTGGATTTAACCACCTTTCATACATCTGCCAAGGCTGCCACTTCGCACGAGGTAATGGTGAACTACCGCCTGCCCGAGCCGGTGATACGGTTTAAGCCGCCTGTAAGAACGCCCCGCTACTTTTTTACAAGGTAA
- a CDS encoding uroporphyrinogen-III synthase, whose product MAESKAKGSANPERHKIPIKSILVTQPQPTTDNSPYLSIAEKYGIKVDFRAFIEVEPVPYKEFRKDKVDILSHTAVIFTSRNAVDHFFRICQESKIEMPADMKYFCISDQTAYYLQKYITLRKRKLFVGEKTAKDLFEVIKKHKNENFLFPCSNIRKDDIPEFLKANKIKHTEAIIYKTVAADLSDLDDVTYDCLAFFSPSGIHSLFINFPDFKQNNTRIAAFGPTTAKAVRDAGLELDIEAPHPNAPSMTGAIEVYIQNQMQEAKK is encoded by the coding sequence ATGGCTGAAAGCAAAGCAAAGGGCTCTGCGAACCCTGAAAGACACAAGATTCCTATTAAGAGTATTCTGGTTACACAACCACAGCCAACCACCGACAACTCCCCCTATTTGTCTATTGCGGAGAAGTATGGGATCAAGGTTGACTTTAGGGCGTTTATAGAGGTGGAGCCGGTCCCTTATAAGGAGTTCCGCAAAGACAAAGTGGATATCCTGTCGCACACGGCTGTGATCTTCACGAGCCGCAACGCCGTGGACCACTTTTTCCGCATCTGCCAGGAGAGCAAGATCGAGATGCCTGCCGACATGAAGTACTTCTGTATCTCCGACCAGACAGCCTATTACCTGCAGAAATACATCACGCTGCGCAAGCGCAAGTTGTTTGTGGGCGAGAAAACGGCCAAGGACCTGTTCGAGGTGATCAAGAAGCACAAGAACGAGAACTTCCTGTTCCCGTGCTCGAATATCCGCAAAGATGATATCCCGGAGTTCCTGAAGGCAAACAAGATCAAGCACACCGAGGCGATCATCTACAAGACCGTTGCCGCCGACCTGTCTGACCTGGACGACGTGACCTATGACTGCCTGGCCTTCTTCAGCCCGTCAGGCATCCACTCGCTGTTCATCAACTTCCCGGACTTTAAGCAGAATAACACGCGTATTGCTGCTTTTGGCCCCACCACAGCCAAAGCCGTGCGCGATGCAGGTCTGGAGCTGGACATTGAGGCGCCGCACCCAAATGCGCCATCTATGACCGGCGCCATAGAGGTATACATACAGAACCAGATGCAGGAGGCAAAAAAGTAG